A genomic stretch from Dermochelys coriacea isolate rDerCor1 chromosome 24, rDerCor1.pri.v4, whole genome shotgun sequence includes:
- the LOC119847984 gene encoding uncharacterized protein C1orf189 homolog, with the protein MVTREPNGNGAAAAPSATMAPGREKLGKSSNVPSLQQLLREEELVKKEAAYENLVKSWAWGRVICLEREKEEEQRLGKACQNLRACVAEELCFANKALLMARRAALRYLLHCEHLQHQCELNHGGKSFYLERL; encoded by the exons ATGGTGACCAGGGAACCAAACGGTAACGGGGCGGCAGCCGCCCCCAGTGCAACAATGGCACCCGGCAGGGAAAAGCTGGGCAAGAGCAGCAATGTCCCCTCGCTCCAGCAGCTCCTGAGGGAAGAGGAG TTGGTGAAGAAGGAGGCTGCCTACGAGAATCTGGTTAAAAG ctgggcCTGGGGCCGAGTCATCTGcctggagagggagaaggaggaggagcagaggctgGGGAAGGCCTGCCAGAACCTGCGGGCCTGCGTTGCAGAGGAGCTCTGCTTCGCTAACAAGGCACTGCTGATG GCCCGGCGTGCAGCCCTGCGCTACCTTCTACACTGCGAGCACCTGCAGCACCAGTGCGAGCTGAACCACGGGGGAAAGTCCTTCTACCTGGAGAGGCTGTGA